The following DNA comes from Streptomyces sp. NBC_00690.
AGATCTCGCAGACCACGGACGTACGGGAACACCGGGAGTTCCGCTCCCGGGAAACGAGCAAGGTCATCGACGGCCGACGGGCGCACGGCTGGTTCACCGAGGACTTCACCCTCGCCGAACTCACCACCCTGCGCACCGTCGAACGGCTGCCTCTGCTGCGCAACCGGAACACGGTCTTCGACGGGCGGTCGCCGATCCTGACCTTCCAGGACGTCATCGACCTCACCCGGCGCCTCGCCCGCCGCCACCGACGCCCGATCGGCCTCTTCCCCGAGCTCAAGCACCCCGGCTACTTCCGCTCCATCGGACTGCCGCTGGAGCCCGCGGTGGTGCACGCCGTTCGGCGCAACCGCCTCGGCCACGCCGAGTGCACCGTCCAGTCCTTCGAGCCGTCGAGCCTGCGACGGCTCGCCGCGGCCGGGCTCGGACTGCCGCTGTGGCAGGCGCTGGGCACCACGGGCGGGCCGTTCGGCCACGACACCACGTACGCCCGGATGAGAACGCCGGACGGGTTGCGGGAGATCGCCCGCTACGCGCGGTGGATCGGACCTGACAAGGCGTCGGTCCTCCCCCCGTCCCCCTTGCTGGCCGATGCGCATGCGGCGGGCCTGAAGGTCGGCGCGTACACGTTCCGCGCGGAAAACGCCTATCTGAGCGGCGACTTCCGTCGGCATGGCGCGGCCTGGGAATTCGGCGACGCCTTCGGTGAGTACGCCCTCCACTACGGGCTCGGGGTGGACGCGGTGGTGACGGATTTCCCGGATCTGGCGGTGCTCGCGAGGACCGGTACGGCACCAATGACCTAGGACCAATGCCTGATCTGCGAGGGTCCCATGCTGCTGCTAACGTGCACTTGCATAAGATGCGCAATAAGCAGTCGGAGGGACCGGAGCAATGGCCATCTACACACTTCCTGATCTGCCGTACGACTACACCGAGCTCGAACCGGTGATCAATCCGCAGATCGTCGAGCTGCACCACGACAAGCACCACGCCGCATACGTCAAGGGCGCCAACGACACCCTTGAGCAGCTCGCGGAGGCCCGTGACAAAGAGTCCTGGGGGGCCATCAACGGCCTGGAGAAGAGCCTTGCTTTCCATCTCTCCGGACACATCCTCCACAGCATCTACTGGCACAACATGACCGGAGACGGCGGCGGCGAGCCGCTGGAGAAAGACGGCGTCGGCGAACTCGCGGACGCCATCGCCGAGTCCTTCGGCTCCTTCGAGAAGTTCAAGGCCCAGCTGACGAAGGCGTCCGCGACGACGCAGGGCTCGGGCTGGGGCGTCCTCGCCTACGAGCCGGTCAGCCGTCGACTGATCGTCGAACAGATCTACGACCACCAGGGCAACGTCGGCCAGGGCTCGGTGCCGATCCTGGTCTTCGACGCCTGGGAGCACGCCTTCTACCTCCAGTACAAGAACCAGAAGGTGGACTTCATCGACGCCATGTGGGAGGTCGTCAACTGGCAGGACGTGGCCAAGCGCTACGCCGAGGCCAAGGAGCGCACCCCGCTCATCGCCCCCTGACCGCAGCACCCAGCCGGGCCCGTCGCGGGGCCGGCCGCGCGTCCTGCCCGTGATCGTCTTCTCACCCTTCACGCGCAGGCGGAAAAGAGGAAGTGCCCCACGAGGACGTGACTCGTGGGGCACTTCCGTTCCTTGCGGACCGTCCGCGGGCCCCTGCCTTACGGGCCGTGTGCCCTGCCTCACGTACGGGGTCAGCGCCGGGCGAGCGACAGGGCGGGCAGCGGTCCTGATCCATACTCCTGGGCCGTGCCTAGGTCGCGCCCGTCAGACACGACCTAGTCGAACGACGGGTCCGCCGTACGGGTCCGCTTGATCTCGTAGAAACCGGGGATCGACGCCACCAGCAGCGTGCCGTCCCACAGCTTCGCCGCCTCCTCCCCCTTGGGCGCGGGAGTGACGACCGGACCGAAGAAGGCGATCTGCTCGCCGTCCGCGCCGGGCACCGCGATCACGGGGGTGCCGACGTCCTGGCCCACCTTGTCGATGCCCTCTTTGTGGGAGGCCCTCAGCTCGGTGTCATAGGTGTCCCGGTCGGCGTAGTCGGCCAACTCCACCGGCAGTCCCACCTCCTCCAGGGCGCTGACGATCGCCTCCCTGCTCGGCCCCTCCCCACGGTTGTGGAAACGGGTGCCGAGCGCGGTGTAGAGGTCCCCGACCACCTCGGGGCCGTGCAGCTCCCGGGCGGCGATGACCACCCGCACCGGGCCCCAGGCGTTCTTCAGCAGCTCGCGGTATCCCTCGGGCAGCTCGTCGAGACGATCCTCGTTCAGCACGGCGAGGCTCATCACATGCCAGCTGACCTGGACGTCGCGGACCTTCTCCACCTCCAACATCCACCGGGAGGTCATCCAGGCCCAGGGGCACAGCGGATCGAACCAGAAGTCCACCGGGGTCTTGCCGTTCTCGGACATGCATCTCCTCATCGGGCACCACGGAACAAACACAGAACAACTCAGCCAAAACCAGATAGCAGCGCGCCGGGCGCGTGAACGCGACAACGCGCCCGGCCACCGACCGATTCCCGGGATACCGGCTGCCAGGTGCACATGGCAGGATCGGTCCTGTTCGAACGAGCCACGAAGGAGTGCCCGTGCCCGGTGAGAATCTGTCCCGCGACGAAGCCCGTCAGCGGGCGGAGCTGCTGTCCGTCGACGGATACGAGGTGAGCCTCGACCTGCGTTCCGCCGTCGATGGACAGTCGGGAGGCACGGCGGACCCGCACACCTTCCGATCGGTCACGACGATCCGTTTCCGCAGTACGCAGGCGGGCGCCTCGACGTTCGTCGACCTGATCGCCCCGTCCGTCACCTCGGTCACGCTGAACGGCAGCGCCCTGGACCCGTCCGCCGTCTTCGACGGTTCCCGGATCGCGCTGGAGTCACTGGCCCGGGAGAACGTCCTGGTGGTGGACGCCCAGTGCGCCTACAGCCGTACGGGTGAGGGGCTGCACCGGTTCGTCGACCCGGAGGACGGCGAGGTCTACCTGTACACGCAGTACGAGCCGGCCGACGCCCGACGCGTCTTCGCCAACTTCGAGCAGCCCGATCTCAAGGCCCCCTACCAGCTGGAGGTCACCGCCCCCGAGAGCTGGACGGTCTGGAGCAACAGCGCCGCCGAGGACCCGTCGACCAGTGCGAAGGACGGCGTGTGGCGGTTCGCCGCGACCAAGCCGATCTCCACGTACATCACCGCCGTCGTCGCCGGCCCGTACCACTACGAAACCGATCTCTACACCCGTGCGCTCCCCGACGGGACCGTGCTGGAGATCCCGCTGGGCGCAATGTGCCGCAAGGGGCTCGCCCGCCACTTCGACGCGGACGACATCTTCCTCATCACCAAGCAGGGCCTGGACTTCTTCCACGACCGGTTCGACTATCCGTACCCGTTCGGCAAGTACGACCAGGCGTTCGTGCCCGAGTACAACATCGGCGCCATGGAGAACCCGGGGTGTGTGACCTTCCGGGAGGAGTACATCTTCCGGGGCCAGGTAACCCGCTCGTCCTACGAGCGCCGCGCCAACACCATCCTCCACGAGATGGCGCACATGTGGTTCGGCGACCTGGTCACCATGGTCTGGTGGGACGACCTGTGGCTGAAGGAGTCGTTCGCCGACTTCATGGGCTCGTACGCGATCGTCGGCGCCACCCGCTTCACCGACGGCTGGATCACCTTCGCCAACAACCGCAAGGCATGGGCCTACCGCGCCGACCAGTTGCCCTCCACCCACCCGGTCACGGCCGACATCCGCGACCTGGAGGACGCGAAGCTGAACTTCGACGGCATCACCTACGCCAAGGGTGCTTCCGTGCTGAAGCAGTTGGTGGCCTACGCCGGAGAAGAAGCGTTCCTGGAAGGCGCGCGCCGCTACTTCAAACGGCACGCCTACGGCAACACCCGGCTGGCCGACCTGCTGTCCGTCCTGGAGGAGACCTCCGGGCGGGACATGGCGGCCTGGTCGCGCTCCTGGTTGGAGACCTCCGGCGTCAACGCGCTGACCCCGGTGGCGACCTACGACGCGGCCGACAGGATCACCGAACTCGCGATCCTCCAGGACGGCGACGTACTGCGCCCCCACCGGGTGGCCGTCGGCCTCTACCGCTACGAGGGCGCGGAAACGGGCCTGGTCCGCTATGCCCGGGCCGAGGTGGACGTGACGGGCGCCCGGACCGTCGTCACGGAGCTCGCCGGCACCGATCGCCCCGATCTGGTCCTCGTCAACGACGACGACCTCACCTACTGCAAGATCCGCTTCGACGAGGGCTCGTTGGAGACCCTGCGGGCCCACCTCGGCGACATCGCCGACCCGATGGCGCGCGCCCTGTGCTGGTCGGCGCTGTGGAGCCTGACCCGGGACGCCCTGGTCCCCACGCGTGACTTCGTCGATCTGGTGCTGCGCTTCGCGGGGCGCGAGAGCGACATCGGCGTACTCCAGATGCTCCACACCTGGACCCACACCGCCTTGGTGCACTACGCGGCCCCCGAATGGCGCGAGGAGGGCGGCCGACTGCTCGCCGAGGGCGCCCTGCGGGAGCTGCGGCTCGCGGAGCCGGGCAGTCAGCACCAGCTCACCTGGGCACGGTTCTTCGCCGCGACCGCACGCTCGGCGGCCGATCTCCAACTACTCGAAGGGCTCCTCGCGGGGACGGCGAGGATCGACGGGCTGGACGTGGACCAGGAGATGCGCTGGGCGTTCCTGGAGCCGCTGGTCGCCGAGGGAGTCGCCGACGAATCCGGCATCGCCGCGGAGCTGGCCCGGGACGACACCGCGTCCGGCAAGCGCCACGAGGTCCGCTGTCTGACCGCCCGCCCATCGGCCGAGGCGAAGGCCACGGCATGGGAGCAGATGGTGGAATCGGACACGCTCTCCAATGCGCTGGTCATCGCGACGATCTCCGGTTTCGCCCAGGCGGGGCAGCGGGAGTTGCTGGCGCCCTACACCACGAAGTACTTCGAGGTGATCGAGCGGGTGTGGCAGGAGCGGTCCATCCAGATCGGCATGGACGTGGTGCGCGGGCTGTTCCCCTCCCTCCAGGACGCCGAAGGCACGCTGGCGGCGACCGACGCATGGGTCGCCGCCCATGAGGACGCACCGGCCGCACTGCGCCGACTCGTGCTCGAAGCCCGGGACGACCTGGCCCGCGCCGCCCGCGCGCAGGCCCGGGACGCCACGGTCTGACTCAGGACGCCGATACCAGGGGCGCGCCACCGCAGCAGGTGGCGCGCCTTTGGTGCGTTGCGGTGAGTTGAGGATGGCCGGAACCTCAAATACCGGGCGGCCAGGGCCTCACGCCCATCCCCGTCATGGCAAACGCCCCTAGCGCCGCGCTCAATCTGCGCACTCGCGCATCCGTCCGAGGACCGAGCGCAGAACCGAGCGCACGCCGAAACAAGAGCCTGCCCGAGCCCTTGGCGAGGGGCCTCTACCTCGGCAGTCGAACATCCGTACTTTAGGGCCACCTTGTCCAGAAATGTCGACGAATTGGTAACGGCGTGTTAGCTCACCCACTCCGGATGGGCATTCCCGCAGCATGAACGTCTTCCCCCTGCCCCAGCTGGCCGGCATCAAGCCGCGCCTCCTGTCCACGCCTCAACTCAGGGACCACGGCGTCTCCCCCGCGCAGGCCGCCGCGCGCTGCCGCCCCGGCGGACCGTGGCAGGCGCTGCTGCCCGGGGTGTATCTGCTCCACTCAGGCACGCCGACCAGCGAGGAACGGCTGCACGGAGCCCTGCTGTACGCCGGGCGACCGGTGATCCCCGCCCAGGCCGAACACGACACGGCTCCCCCGTACACCAATGCCCTGATCACCGGGATGGCGGCGCTCGCGCTCTACCAGTTCACCAGCGCACCCCCCTTGACCAGTGTCGAGCACATCGACGTGCTCGTGCCGCGCACCCGTCGACTGCGCTCCACGGGGTGCGCCCGCATCGTGCGCACGCACTCGCTGCCCCCGGCCGAAGAGGTCACCGGGCTGCCGATCGCCCCGGTGGCACGCGCCCTGACAGACGCGGTCCGGGGCCTCACCGACCCCATTGCCGTAAGCCTGCTGCTGACCGAGGCCGTACAGGACGGGCACTGCGACCCGGCCTCGCTGGTGGCGGAGTTGAGCCGGGGACGGCTGCTGGCGCTGCCGCACGTGGCGGACGCGGTCGACTCCCTGCTCGCCGAGGGGCGCTCGATCGCCGAGGAGCGGCTGTACGACCTGGTGCGCGACTACCAGTTGCCCGATCCGCTGTGGAATGTGGACCTGCGACTGCCGGGCGGGCCTCAGTTGGGTGGCGTGGACGTCTTCTGGCCCGACCAGGCCGTCGCCGTGGAGCTCAACACCCGTGCCCCGCGCGAGGACGAGGACGCGACCTGGTCGGAGCACGCCCGCAAGCGGGAGCACCTGGAGCGGCTCGGGATCACCGTGGTTCATCTGACGCCCCGGAAGCTGCGGGACTTCCCGGAGCAGCAGGCGATGGTCGTGCAGACGGCCCTGACGGCGGCGGGAGACCGGCCCCCCGCCGCCTATGTGGTGGTCCTGCCCCGGTGAGCCCTCCTCGATCAGCGGCAGAACTCGGCTTCCAGTACGGAGTCCCGGTCGCCCAACCAGTCGCTGTTGAAGTTCATCGCCAGCGAATGGGTGCCGTCCT
Coding sequences within:
- a CDS encoding glycerophosphodiester phosphodiesterase family protein, whose translation is MAIVPGRRSVLLAAGAAAATRTDPARAHGGERRPVVIGHRGAPGWRPEHTAESYALAAAVGADWLEPDLVATADGVLVVRHENEISQTTDVREHREFRSRETSKVIDGRRAHGWFTEDFTLAELTTLRTVERLPLLRNRNTVFDGRSPILTFQDVIDLTRRLARRHRRPIGLFPELKHPGYFRSIGLPLEPAVVHAVRRNRLGHAECTVQSFEPSSLRRLAAAGLGLPLWQALGTTGGPFGHDTTYARMRTPDGLREIARYARWIGPDKASVLPPSPLLADAHAAGLKVGAYTFRAENAYLSGDFRRHGAAWEFGDAFGEYALHYGLGVDAVVTDFPDLAVLARTGTAPMT
- a CDS encoding superoxide dismutase, whose amino-acid sequence is MAIYTLPDLPYDYTELEPVINPQIVELHHDKHHAAYVKGANDTLEQLAEARDKESWGAINGLEKSLAFHLSGHILHSIYWHNMTGDGGGEPLEKDGVGELADAIAESFGSFEKFKAQLTKASATTQGSGWGVLAYEPVSRRLIVEQIYDHQGNVGQGSVPILVFDAWEHAFYLQYKNQKVDFIDAMWEVVNWQDVAKRYAEAKERTPLIAP
- a CDS encoding mycothiol-dependent nitroreductase Rv2466c family protein, which codes for MSENGKTPVDFWFDPLCPWAWMTSRWMLEVEKVRDVQVSWHVMSLAVLNEDRLDELPEGYRELLKNAWGPVRVVIAARELHGPEVVGDLYTALGTRFHNRGEGPSREAIVSALEEVGLPVELADYADRDTYDTELRASHKEGIDKVGQDVGTPVIAVPGADGEQIAFFGPVVTPAPKGEEAAKLWDGTLLVASIPGFYEIKRTRTADPSFD
- the pepN gene encoding aminopeptidase N; the encoded protein is MPGENLSRDEARQRAELLSVDGYEVSLDLRSAVDGQSGGTADPHTFRSVTTIRFRSTQAGASTFVDLIAPSVTSVTLNGSALDPSAVFDGSRIALESLARENVLVVDAQCAYSRTGEGLHRFVDPEDGEVYLYTQYEPADARRVFANFEQPDLKAPYQLEVTAPESWTVWSNSAAEDPSTSAKDGVWRFAATKPISTYITAVVAGPYHYETDLYTRALPDGTVLEIPLGAMCRKGLARHFDADDIFLITKQGLDFFHDRFDYPYPFGKYDQAFVPEYNIGAMENPGCVTFREEYIFRGQVTRSSYERRANTILHEMAHMWFGDLVTMVWWDDLWLKESFADFMGSYAIVGATRFTDGWITFANNRKAWAYRADQLPSTHPVTADIRDLEDAKLNFDGITYAKGASVLKQLVAYAGEEAFLEGARRYFKRHAYGNTRLADLLSVLEETSGRDMAAWSRSWLETSGVNALTPVATYDAADRITELAILQDGDVLRPHRVAVGLYRYEGAETGLVRYARAEVDVTGARTVVTELAGTDRPDLVLVNDDDLTYCKIRFDEGSLETLRAHLGDIADPMARALCWSALWSLTRDALVPTRDFVDLVLRFAGRESDIGVLQMLHTWTHTALVHYAAPEWREEGGRLLAEGALRELRLAEPGSQHQLTWARFFAATARSAADLQLLEGLLAGTARIDGLDVDQEMRWAFLEPLVAEGVADESGIAAELARDDTASGKRHEVRCLTARPSAEAKATAWEQMVESDTLSNALVIATISGFAQAGQRELLAPYTTKYFEVIERVWQERSIQIGMDVVRGLFPSLQDAEGTLAATDAWVAAHEDAPAALRRLVLEARDDLARAARAQARDATV